Below is a window of Hydrogenimonas sp. DNA.
AGTTCACCGTGCAGCAGGAGGTAACAGACCTCTATATAGTTCTTCTTCTGTGCAAGCTCCTCTATGGGGTACCCCCTGTAGAGAAGCTCTCCTTTGGCACCGTCTATGTATGTTATAGCCGACTGGCATGTGGCGGTCTCCCCGAGACCGTTGTCGTACGTATATGCACCAGTTTTGGAGCGCAAACCCGCAATATTTACCACAGGAGCCCCTAGAGTGGACTCGAGAATCTCGAACTCGGCTGAAGCGCCTGTTTCCTCGTTTTTTATCGTAAAGTTGGCCATACTCTTCTCCTTCCTTATCTATATCAAACGGCAGAGACCGCGTAACCGGGTATACCGTATCGGCCCGATAGAGTCTCCTCCTCGTCCATCAGCTCGTACCTGAGCCTCTTTTCGTCGAATTCGCACCCGAGGTACTCCGCTATCAGCTCGACATCCTTCATGGCGTTTCCCAGGCAGCTTGTCGCCCCAGGAGATGGAGTCATGTTGAATACTATTCCCTCTTTGGTATCTATCTTCGCTTCACCCAGAAGCAGCTTTTTCTCTTTTTTGTCTATTATCTGAGGTCTCAATCCGCCGACATGCTCAGCAAACTCGATATCTCTCTCGGTCAGTGTGGGAATTATCTTTTTCACCTCTTTTAAAAAGAGCCCTTTTCTGATTCCGGGGACCTCATACATCATGTTTTTAAATATATACTCCCTGATCTCATCATCGGCCAGAAGGTCGTAGAAGACCTTCATCACGGATCTGTCCGGGCGAAGTGACTCGAAAAACTCGACATATGTACTCTCCGTATAGCGTTCGAGTTTCGGAAGCGCCAGCGCCGTAGGGCCGAACCTGGTCTTCCCTTCGGCGAGTATATCCGGGTCGCCGTGTATCGCCGCAAACGGCAGCTTGTCGTTCTGAACCGTATAGACTTTCGAGTTGAGTATGGAGGCCGGGGCGTAGTAGAAGCTGCCGCCTATAGGCAGACATGCGTAGTTTTTGCCGTAGCCCATCTTATGAGCCTGCAGCAGAGAGTGCGCTCCCGCGTCCACGACGACGTAATCGGCGAAATATTTCCCCTTGGGAGTGAGAAGCTGGAACTTGTCGCCCAGCTTCTCTATCTGGTAGACCTCCGTATCCAGATAGATATCGCATACCCCCTTCATGACCTTTTTCGCATTTTCGACAAACGTCTCCGCGATAGCGCCGAAATCTACGGCGCAATATTCGTCAAGGGCACCCATCGCCACAATATCCTCTTCTCTCCCCTCGGTAAGTTTGGGCTCGATCCTGGAGAGATCCTCTTTGGTATAGAGCTCGAGATAGGGGTAGAGAGATTTGAAAGTCTCGAAACGCTTCTCGATAAACTCCTTCTCCTTCTCACCCACGCCTATCGCCATTTTGGGAAACTTGAAGATATGTCTCCCGGCATATCCGTGTTTCAGTGCGTAGTTGGAGAGCATTCCGGCAGTCTGTTTGACCCTCTTCGCTTTCTCGAAAGTGTAGTTCGTCTCTATATCTCCGCAGTGAAGAGTCTGGGAGTTGTTTCTTCCGTTGGTATTGATCTGCGCCAGGGCAGGATACTTCTCGAACAGCGCTACGCTTTCGAGATTCGTATATTCGGCAAGCTCGTATAGCAGTGCCGTCCCTGAAATTCCTCCGCCGATAATAATTACATTGTAGTAGTGCCGCATATCTGCCTCTCTTTCAAATATGAAGTTTCTGGTGGAAATAGTTGTCAATATCGAAAAAGATCTCTCCGGAGCGGTTCTTGAACGTCAAGTGCTTCTTGTCGAGATCACCTATTTTTTTCACACCCATCACGGCCAGGAGCGTCT
It encodes the following:
- a CDS encoding malate:quinone oxidoreductase is translated as MRHYYNVIIIGGGISGTALLYELAEYTNLESVALFEKYPALAQINTNGRNNSQTLHCGDIETNYTFEKAKRVKQTAGMLSNYALKHGYAGRHIFKFPKMAIGVGEKEKEFIEKRFETFKSLYPYLELYTKEDLSRIEPKLTEGREEDIVAMGALDEYCAVDFGAIAETFVENAKKVMKGVCDIYLDTEVYQIEKLGDKFQLLTPKGKYFADYVVVDAGAHSLLQAHKMGYGKNYACLPIGGSFYYAPASILNSKVYTVQNDKLPFAAIHGDPDILAEGKTRFGPTALALPKLERYTESTYVEFFESLRPDRSVMKVFYDLLADDEIREYIFKNMMYEVPGIRKGLFLKEVKKIIPTLTERDIEFAEHVGGLRPQIIDKKEKKLLLGEAKIDTKEGIVFNMTPSPGATSCLGNAMKDVELIAEYLGCEFDEKRLRYELMDEEETLSGRYGIPGYAVSAV